A single region of the Plutella xylostella chromosome 26, ilPluXylo3.1, whole genome shotgun sequence genome encodes:
- the LOC105398833 gene encoding protein Skeletor, isoforms D/E isoform X2: protein MLGVSPQSKLNCEVLYEDMAFEVRWAVAGDSIVLQLVAKLEDGEYMSFGLSGDATSSQMVGGDVAVAWVDKTSLKGYAHDYYLDAKSQCAGVRGSCPDERLGAKTNSLRLLNAALVNGYSIVTYQRGLRAADQLDRAIYTNVSQPIIWATGPLNSRNEVSYHSHFLKGDKSIEFGRPPVWNCPMPETEEEGKEPAGVPPPPPPRKQEVVEDSPKPAYKPNPVPPPKPVPAVEPWEIPPIQCHEPADGVFYAQMGPTGGKQGYSAITGHVGWGISWYINGLLIPEINVVRGRKYTFVVEGGSNPDVPARYHPFYITNDPVGGYFHRSQEERKGVEIYAGVRQTRTGELIPTGVGRLCNWTPDTEGPEADEYPSFGAYQRSLTLVCEEGNPGVVTWIPDKNTPDTVYYQCFTHRHLGWKINVLDECDVVEAEGSRVVERVVQPEMPDLLQGEESVQVYTKVKPGNDILDQRKKYEKIINAKKPYNNFSKLDQNGHRSSDDEERQEPTNNQPQYNQAEYELPITKNQLKSVIESMENLENNMKDEFIKNIKLSPSTIYREGIKDTFLPEQPLREDEDFTVEAGNVPNKYMLPPNQKPLTLKAVMRPHGPHNNPKVQMHMGYRRPVPPEIKRRPPPHHMGNMGSTYPLQMPNPHGHPGGPHGSNMKKYHKNSGPSRLPPPPNMNMNRPAEQRDRQPPNKMKHHGPNPQQKPVQQQKPISQQPPAYQQQQQQFSNGPPPSQSVQSIIMGKPINSLPPQSQTLSLGKTDLIANQVVKSQITLPGFNEPVAQHSAPPSYLAINPVRSDIEQIILGKPMENPVPLDQQMMPTKQYPIRVPEIQTANFDMDEPQRHNDMKSSDFLGESSGTSTVSPAKNTGFKPSSIVIESGFKPIIREPLMESEDTRVSDDDINQTANRREDTHVEDDYIESAQIPNFVNNNHNFPSEPNTQSFEPMFIPSPEDHMLPSIDLTKEVFPSNHAKEDRPHPVYVKTESELSALFSQKNLDKEVPADMVMESNKVSPQYLPPDPKQVKEPVPQKSIAQETFTTYDGKTVSAASLTALPVPPQPTNKGTTKLYSAKLPKNSEQLLRTPQFRPFKGQIPPLILEELQNSDIQAPSSKEVRSTNLKFKDFVYSVFDLKPPNSMETDSGSFSEYSEKHEPNQVIKKTSNEAVKKVQPVVSKKVQIESKKTQKENKRSPQIETKRDQPVEKNKVLVEHKTENKLTNVSQNVENISKPPKKEVKADQDSDEHINVQSSDEEDGSQEVNPEDYQDHDDDFGNRRKRDTGATEFEHSPHSQGSEPNHIKETSIKNQVDFLVLNSASITQTHWMLNTVLLLFIWKLL from the exons TCGAAGCTCAACTGCGAGGTGTTGTATGAAGACATGGCGTTCGAGGTGCGCTGGGCGGTGGCGGGCGACAGCATCGTGTTGCAGCTTGTGGCTAAACTCG AggatggcgagtacatgtcgtTCGGTCTGTCCGGAGACGCCACCTCGTCCCAGATGGTGGGCGGTGACGTGGCAGTGGCGTGGGTGGACAAGACCTCGCTGAAGGGCTACGCTCACGATTACTACCTGGACGCGAAGAGCCAGTGCGCGGGCGTGAGGGGGTCATGCCCGGATGAGCGGCTTGGG GCCAAGACGAACTCGCTCCGTCTGCTCAACGCGGCTCTAGTCAACGGCTACTCCATCGTGACGTACCAGCGCGGGCTGCGCGCGGCGGACCAGCTCGACCGAGCCATCTACACCAACGTCTCCCAGCCGATCATCTGGGCTACAGGACCGCTGAACTCGAGGAACGAAGTGTCTTATCATTCGCATTTCTTGAAg GGCGACAAGTCCATAGAGTTTGGCCGGCCCCCCGTGTGGAACTGCCCCATGCCCGAGACAGAGGAGGAGGGCAAGGAGCCAGCTggggtgccgccgccgccgccgccgcgcaagCAGGAGGTTGTTGAAGACAGC CCCAAGCCAGCCTACAAGCCGAACCCAGTGCCGCCCCCCAAGCCGGTCCCAGCCGTGGAGCCGTGGGAGATCCCCCCCATCCAGTGCCACGAGCCGGCCGATGGCGTGTTCTACGCGCAGATGGGGCCCACTGGCGGGAAGCAGGGGTACTCTGCTATTACTG GTCACGTAGGCTGGGGCATATCCTGGTACATAAACGGGCTGCTGATCCCGGAGATCAACGTGGTACGGGGGCGCAAGTACACGTTTGTGGTAGAGGGTGGGTCCAACCCCGACGTGCCGGCGCGCTACCACCCCTTCTACATCACCAACGATCCTGTTGGAGGGTACTTCCATAGGAGCCAGGAGGAGAGGAAG GGCGTGGAAATCTACGCCGGAGTACGTCAAACCCGCACCGGAGAACTCATCCCAACGGGGGTCGGTCGTCTCTGCAACTGGACCCCCGACACTGAGGGGCCAGAGGCTGACGAGTACCCCAGCTTCGGGGCCTATCAGAGGTCACTCACCCTGGTCTGTGAGGAAGGGAATCCTGGGGTTGTCACTTGGATCCCTGATAAGAATACTCCGGATACTGTCTACTATCAG TGCTTCACACATCGACACCTCGGTTGGAAAATAAACGTTTTGGACGAATGTGACGTAGTCGAGGCTGAAGGTAGTCGCGTCGTGGAGAGAGTAGTCCAACCAGAAATGCCTGATTTATTACAAGGAGAAGAGTCCGTACAGGTATATACCAAAGTCAAACCCGGTAATGACATTTTAGATCAAAGAAAAAAGTACGAGAAAATAATCAACGCCAAAAAACCTTATAACAATTTCAGTAAATTAGATCAAAATGGCCACAGGAGCTCCGATGATGAGGAAAGACAGGAACCAACCAACAACCAGCCTCAGTACAACCAAGCCGAGTATGAACTGCCAATAACAAAAAACCAACTCAAGTCAGTCATCGAATCCATGGAGAATCTCGAGAACAATATGAAGGATGAATTCATAAAGAATATCAAACTGTCACCCAGCACCATTTACAGAGAAGGAATCAAAGATACTTTCTTACCGGAACAGCCTTTGAGAGAAGACGAAGACTTCACAGTAGAGGCTGGCAATGTGCCGAATAAATACATGTTACCGCCGAACCAAAAGCCGTTGACACTTAAAGCTGTGATGCGGCCCCACGGACCTCACAACAACCCGAAGGTACAAATGCACATGGGCTACCGTCGCCCTGTTCCACCAGAAATCAAACGTAGACCACCTCCTCATCACATGGGAAATATGGGCAGCACCTACCCTCTGCAGATGCCCAACCCTCACGGTCACCCTGGTGGGCCTCATGGCTCAAACATGAAAAAGTACCATAAAAATTCTGGACCATCACGTTTGCCTCCACCACCTAACATGAACATGAACCGCCCTGCGGAACAGAGAGACAGACAGCCTCCTAACAAAATGAAGCATCACGGACCCAATCCCCAACAGAAGCCAGTACAGCAACAGAAACCCATTTCTCAACAACCACCAGCATATcaacagcagcagcagcagttCTCCAATGGACCACCGCCCTCTCAGTCAGTCCAATCGATCATAATGGGAAAGCCTATCAACTCCCTGCCACCACAAAGCCAAACCCTGAGTCTCGGAAAAACTGATTTGATTGCCAACCAAGTTGTGAAGAGTCAAATCACATTGCCAGGATTCAACGAACCAGTGGCCCAACACAGTGCTCCGCCAAGTTATTTAGCTATCAACCCAGTGCGGTCGGATATTGAACAGATAATACTAGGAAAGCCTATGGAAAATCCAGTTCCTCTTGATCAGCAAATGATGCCAACAAAACAGTATCCGATAAGAGTTCCTGAAATACAAACGGCTAACTTCGATATGGATGAACCTCAACGTCATAATGATATGAAGTCATCGGATTTCTTAGGTGAATCATCTGGTACATCTACAGTATCTCCAGCCAAAAACACTGGATTCAAACCTAGTTCTATTGTTATTGAAAGTGGGTTTAAGCCAATCATTAGAGAACCATTAATGGAAAGTGAAGACACAAGAGTTTCGGACGATGACATCAACCAAACTGCTAATCGCCGTGAAGATACGCATGTTGAAGATGACTACATTGAATCGGCACAAATTCCGAACTTCGTTAATAATAACCACAACTTCCCCAGTGAACCAAACACACAATCCTTTGAACCCATGTTCATCCCATCCCCCGAAGATCACATGCTACCGTCAATCGATTTGACAAAGGAAGTATTTCCTAGTAACCACGCAAAAGAAGATCGGCCTCATCCAGTTTATGTCAAAACAGAAAGTGAGCTGTCAGCTTTATTCTCCCAAAAGAACTTAGATAAAGAAGTTCCTGCAGATATGGTTATGGAGTCAAACAAAGTGAGCCCACAGTATCTTCCTCCTGACCCAAAACAGGTGAAGGAGCCAGTGCCACAAAAGTCCATTGCCCAGGAAACGTTTACTACGTATGATGGAAAAACCGTATCAGCTGCAAGCTTAACAGCACTTCCAGTTCCTCCGCAGCCCACAAACAAAGGAACCACTAAATTGTATTCAGCAAAACTGCCCAAAAATTCCGAACAACTATTGAGGACACCTCAGTTTAGACCATTCAAAGGACAAATACCACCACTGATACTGGAAGAACTGCAAAACTCAGATATTCAAGCTCCTTCATCTAAAGAAGTAAGGTCTACTAATCTTAAATTTAAAGACTTCGTTTACTCTGTGTTTGATTTGAAACCCCCAAACAGTATGGAAACCGATAGTGGTAGTTTTAGTGAGTATTCAGAGAAACATGAACCCAAccaagttattaaaaaaactagcaaTGAGGCAGTTAAAAAAGTTCAACCAGTTGTAAGTAAAAAAGTACAAATTGAAAGCAAAAAGACgcaaaaagaaaataaaagatCACCTCAAATCGAAACAAAAAGAGACCAACCTGTAGAAAAGAATAAGGTACTAGTTGAAcataaaacagaaaataaacttacaaatGTTTCCCAAAACGTAGAAAATATTTCTAAACCACCAAAAAAAGAAGTCAAAGCCGATCAAGATAGCGATGAGCACATAAACGTCCAATCATCGGACGAAGAAGATGGATCACAAGAGGTTAATCCAGAAGATTATCAAGACCACGACGATGATTTTGGCAATCGGCGGAAAAGAGATACGGGAGCGACAGAGTTTGAACACAGCCCCCATTCCCAAGGGTCAGAACCTAATCATATCAAGGAAACGTCCATCAAAAACCAAGTAGACTTCTTAGTGTTAAACAGCGCTTCAATTACACAAACACATTGGATGTTAAACACagtattactattatttatttggaaaTTACTCTGA
- the LOC105379992 gene encoding uncharacterized protein LOC105379992 → MDLQTFLIKTFKSWSPDPPEQTSRTQHDVTLSWTPGPWRFVEDQLLYQVERREKIPAWVLVYSGGKTTKTIENLAPSQPHKFRMKVLLKSAAVANLSQFAINHFGTEEGVYKHFRQGVENDNDDDNRCDDDKDNGKNESHGDSTDKKPSDNFIVNENKFTPNGKGDHQMKQVVSNVHSSQSRPWLESRYSGQVWTATDSEGASVICFCMAVRCGYLKQIQQMLEERPPLLEVINSVNGMTPLITAVRKGDTPTVRLLLSSGAAVDARSSSGQTALQLALYCRRAGIAQLLLEKGADVAIRDLNGLRAEHYAVDSNSLESVQLVYCGGGQLEVKDSRGWTPLFRAVLQGADIEIIEDLIKRGADTRVVDAAGLTIADAARLLKDKSYPRDAVVRLVDPSYPHEQAVTHFTRLTRKIHSMQTLFK, encoded by the exons ATGGACCTGCAGACCTTCCTCATCAAAACCTTCAAGAGTTGGAGTCCCGACCCTCCAGAGCAGACATCTCGTACTCAGCATGACGTGACGTTGAGCTGGACGCCCGGCCCGTGGAGGTTTGTGGAAGACCAGCTGTTGTACCAGGTCGAGAGGAGGGAAAAGATACCAGCATGGGTACTGGTTTATAG tggtggaaaaacaacaaaaactatTGAAAACCTAGCCCCAAGCCAACCCCACAAGTTTCGGATGAAAGTTCTTCTGAAATCCGCAGCAGTGGCTAATCTTTCACAATTCGCAATTAACCATTTTGGTACCGAAGAGGGcgtttataaacattttagaCAAGGAGTCGAAAATGATAATGACGACGATAATCGTTGTGATGACGATAAAGATAACGGAAAAAATGAAAGCCATGGAGACAGCACTGATAAAAAGCCTagtgataattttattgtaaatgagAATAAATTCACCCCTAACGGAAAAGGTGATCATCAAATGAAACAAGTTGTGAGCAA TGTCCACAGTAGCCAGTCCCGGCCATGGCTGGAGTCCCGCTACTCGGGCCAGGTGTGGACGGCCACGGATTCGGAGGGAGCGTCCGTCATTTGTTTCTGCATGGCCGTGCGCTGCGGGTATCTTAAACAG ATACAACAGATGCTGGAGGAGCGCCCGCCGCTGCTGGAGGTCATCAACTCGGTCAACGGGATGACGCCGCTCATCACGGCCGTGCGGAAAG GCGACACCCCCACCGTGCGTCTGCTCCTGTCTTCAGGCGCGGCGGTCGACGCTCGCTCCTCGTCCGGCCAGACGGCTCTGCAGCTTGCCCTGTACTGCCGCAGGGCTGGTATAGCTCAGCTGCTGCTGGAGAAGGGCGCTGATGTTGCC ATCCGGGACCTGAACGGTCTACGCGCGGAGCACTATGCGGTGGACTCGAACAGCCTGGAGTCAGTGCAGCTGGTGTACTGCGGCGGAGGTCAACTAGAGGTCAAGGACAGCCGGGGGTGGACACCACTGTTTAGAGCTG TACTACAAGGCGCTGATATAGAGATAATTGAAGATCTAATCAAACGCGGCGCAGACACCAGAGTTGTAGACGCGGCCGGGCTGACCATAGCTGATGCAGCAAGACTCTTGAAGGATAAGAG TTACCCTCGCGATGCGGTCGTCAGGCTGGTGGACCCCAGCTACCCGCACGAGCAGGCCGTCACGCACTTCACCAGGCTCACCAGGAAGATCCACAGTATGCAGACCCTCTTTAAGTAA